The following proteins are co-located in the Streptococcus downei MFe28 genome:
- a CDS encoding amino acid ABC transporter permease: MNFDFSFLPKYWGYFNYGVLVTVMISVCVVFLGTILGVLVALAKRSNIKLLNYLVSFYVWVFRGTPMVVQIMIAFLWMNFKSAPTIGFGTVELDFSRLIPGIIILSLNSGAYISEIVRAGIEAVPKGQVEAAYSLGIKPAKAMRYVVLPQAFKNILPALGNEFITIIKDSSLLQTIGIMELWNGAQTVLATTYVPLEPLLFAAFYYLMLTTVLTAGQKWLENRLGKGQKA; the protein is encoded by the coding sequence GTGAATTTCGATTTTTCTTTCTTGCCCAAATATTGGGGTTATTTCAACTACGGTGTCCTTGTCACCGTTATGATTTCTGTCTGTGTAGTCTTTTTGGGGACCATTCTAGGGGTCCTAGTCGCTCTAGCAAAACGCTCAAATATCAAGCTGTTAAATTACCTAGTTAGCTTTTATGTCTGGGTCTTTCGCGGAACTCCCATGGTTGTGCAAATCATGATTGCCTTCCTCTGGATGAATTTTAAGAGTGCTCCCACCATTGGGTTTGGAACAGTGGAGCTTGACTTCTCCCGCCTGATTCCAGGGATTATCATCCTTTCGCTTAACAGCGGGGCCTATATCTCTGAAATCGTTCGGGCTGGGATTGAAGCTGTTCCCAAGGGACAAGTGGAAGCGGCCTATTCCTTGGGGATTAAGCCAGCCAAAGCTATGCGCTATGTGGTTTTACCCCAGGCCTTCAAGAATATTTTGCCAGCTCTGGGTAATGAATTTATTACCATCATTAAGGATAGTTCCCTCTTGCAAACTATCGGGATTATGGAACTCTGGAATGGGGCTCAGACTGTTCTAGCAACCACCTACGTTCCGCTGGAACCTCTCTTGTTTGCAGCCTTCTACTACCTCATGTTGACAACCGTTCTGACGGCTGGTCAGAAGTGGCTTGAAAATCGTCTTGGGAAAGGACAAAAAGCATGA
- a CDS encoding DUF1797 family protein → MESHLVRIIDRLNLMTTDGGNLKRNFERDGQVVAEVSFANDPENGPVFTLRDVKARETYTFDSIDLIAMEIYDLLY, encoded by the coding sequence ATGGAATCACATTTGGTGAGAATCATTGATCGTCTCAATTTGATGACGACAGATGGGGGTAATTTGAAAAGGAATTTCGAGCGTGATGGCCAAGTCGTTGCGGAAGTTTCTTTTGCCAATGATCCTGAAAATGGTCCAGTATTCACATTGCGTGATGTTAAAGCGCGTGAAACCTATACTTTCGATAGCATTGACTTGATTGCTATGGAAATCTATGACCTGCTTTACTAA
- a CDS encoding amino acid ABC transporter ATP-binding protein: protein MTDTLISIKNLHKYFGKNEVLNGIDLDIEKGEVVVIIGPSGSGKSTFLRTMNLLEVPTKGTVSFEGVDITDKKNDVFKMREKMGMVFQQFNLFPNMNVLENITLAPTKVKGQSKSHAEEKAYELLEKVGLKDKAKANPTSLSGGQQQRIAIARGLAMDPDVLLFDEPTSALDPEMVGEVLAVIQDLAKSGMTMVIVTHEMGFAKEVADRVIFMDGGVIVEEGSPQEVFDHTKEDRTKDFLGKVL, encoded by the coding sequence ATGACTGATACCTTGATTAGTATAAAAAATCTGCATAAATATTTTGGTAAGAATGAAGTCCTCAATGGGATTGATTTGGACATTGAAAAAGGCGAAGTTGTTGTTATCATTGGCCCGTCGGGTTCGGGTAAATCAACTTTCCTTAGAACCATGAATCTTCTGGAAGTTCCGACCAAGGGGACTGTTAGTTTTGAAGGTGTTGATATCACTGATAAGAAAAACGATGTTTTCAAAATGCGTGAAAAGATGGGGATGGTTTTCCAACAATTCAATCTTTTCCCTAATATGAATGTCCTAGAAAATATTACTTTGGCGCCAACCAAAGTCAAGGGTCAATCTAAGAGTCATGCTGAAGAAAAGGCTTATGAACTCTTGGAGAAGGTTGGGCTTAAGGACAAGGCCAAGGCCAATCCTACCTCTCTTTCAGGCGGACAGCAGCAGCGGATTGCCATTGCCCGTGGTTTGGCCATGGATCCTGATGTCCTCCTCTTTGATGAGCCAACGTCAGCCCTCGACCCTGAAATGGTCGGAGAGGTTTTGGCTGTTATTCAAGACCTAGCCAAGTCTGGTATGACTATGGTCATTGTCACCCATGAAATGGGCTTCGCAAAAGAAGTGGCCGATCGGGTCATTTTCATGGACGGTGGCGTTATCGTTGAGG